TTTCACTTATTTTCTGAGATACATATGACTCTATCGTACTTGATAAAATAATAGACTTTGAATAAACAATTTATCACCACGATGTTCATTTGTTTGCACCCCATTCATTTGTGTGCCACTCTCAATTGTCGCAGAACTGTGACGTAGTCACATATTCACCTTGACGCTCAAATATGCCATCATATATTATGATTATGTATTAAACCTGTTTAAATGCGTCGCACAAGCTCACTGATATGTTACGGTACTTGGCCCGGGTgtgtagcattaaaaaaaaaaaaaacaataacagctTGTTTGCAGGCAAGACAGGTCACCTCTGTGTTTTCATCTGAATAGCAAGCAGGGCGTGTAGGGCTTAACGACTTCCTGTCTGCGTTGTCGACGGGTGGTCGGGGAACAAGGGGGTCTTTGAATGCCACGCGATAAGTGCggtttgaaagaaaaacaaagcaaactCCAGACAAGCTGTGGGGAAAGTCAAcactccagcttttattttccttccaTCTCCTCACCTGAAAGGACAGtagaaattgtcaaaattatttttagtttaacaaaaagaaaacttccATATTTTTATCCAGATGAAAGAAGAACCTTTCTTTTAATTCTCCCAAACAAGTCGTATATTTGTGTTGACCATTGTgaattctgcctagcaacaagctgctcgtgtttatttttgtttttttgcgtgACTTACCTACATCATGGTCATCAATTCTTGAACCAGCCGATGACGTACGCGCAGATTCCGCGTAAACTCTTCCAGCAGTACTCGTCGGCCAAGCGGTTGGCCTTGGAGTCGGGGGCCTCCGTCGGAGTCCTCGCCGTGGCGGGCCTGACCGGCTTGGGGGTGGTCTTCTTAGCCGGAACGGGGGCGGGGACGACCCTACCCGGCTGCGCCTTGCCGCCGGCCTTCTGTGGCTTCTGCGTGGCGGCGGGCGCCGCTTTGGCCGGCTTGGCGGCCCGGGGCCAGGCGGACAGGAAAGTCATCTGGACATCGTCGGGGTGCTTCTTACACATGGGCGGTCGGTAGAGTTTGGCGCCCTGGCAGGCGTGGGGGAGCTTGCGCAACTCCCACATCATCTGCGTGAAGTAGTGGCGCGGGTTGAGGTTGTACGCCCGGCACGTGTTGGGTTTACCCTGGAAGTCGCAGTAGTAGTTGCGTGACCCGGCACCCTTGCAGGAAACGCGCAGACGCGTGTAGTCGGAGGCCCCCGATACCACCATGGTGCAGGCGTCCTTGCTCTTGGTGGCGAAGCGGATGGGCTCGTCCCAGACGCCGCGCCGTTGGGGCTGCGGAACGACGGCGTCGGTGTTGTCGCTCTGGGCCAAGGCCGCGCAGGCGCACGCCGCCAACAAGACCAGCACGCTTCCGACCTTCATGTTTGAGGAGGTCGGGCAGGTCGGCGTGGAGGGCTTATAAGTGGGGGGAGCACAAAGATGTCTTTCTTCGGGTGAGGGGACGCCCCCCGACAGCCAGCCACACGCAAGATGGAGGGGAGGAGGGTGGGGAGTCGGGGTACAACGTGTACTTGAGGAAGTATGTGGGCAAAATGCTCAACTGGACAATTCTTTTGAACACTTTTgtaaaagggggaggggctaaaTTGGCTCCAAAAACGGATTATCATTATTTTCTCCTCTTTTAAATGCCACTGAGTCAAAAACTAATTACGGTAGCCCAATTTTTAAGTTAAGCTGACTTGGCTACATGTCAAAAATGGTGCTTGCTAGCATAAAAATCTATTGGTTGAAAGTTACTAGCTTGAAAAAAAGTCCAATAAAGTTAGCTTGTTAGCCGTCTTGCTTTCTCGAATGAATTCTTTCCTTCatggcaacttttttttttgaggacGGCAAGTAAACAAGCGTCTATAAATGTATGGCGTGGCGAGGCGGTCCTGACGGGACTCGGGCAAAACACTTTGAGGAGGACGACGGCCCGAAGGGAACACAGGACGTCTTTCAACGCACGCAAAGCGGAAGCGCGGCGGCAGTGTTTAGTCTGCCGGTGCGTCCATCCAGAGAAAAACGGGGGAGGGTTAGTGTTAGACATTGgacaaaatggctgccattgagacGGATGAAAAGGCGGGAATGGACCCTTTGATTCATCGGCATGTCATAAATTGCATGTCAATACATTGAAATCAATGGGACtgttgcccctaccaacatggccaccATAAGACCATGTTAGTTATCACCCGTAGTCGTCATATAGggcagccatgttggtaggggcaacatTCTGttgacataagaaaaaaaaagtcaaaactaGCTCATTTttctaccatttttttaaatgattagcaTCTGCTGTTAACTCCTTGAGTGCCATTGACTCTgctagatatttttttcctaaattagAGGCCAAACAACGCGCAAGTGTGTCGAGGGCACTCAAATCtacagataaaaaagaaaaaaaggccaacaaATGTCAGCTTTGTGTAAGTGGATAACACAAGGGTTCAGTCACTCACATATATTAATATTAGCGACCGGGCcaaaacacgcacacacgcacacacgcacacaaaaccGCAATCCTTCATGGTTTGTGGCGTTGACAGCTTTTTGGGTGACGGAGGACCGGCGTGGAACCAGCGCCAAATTTTGGGAGGGAAGGCCAATGATGTGCAAGTGGTGGTTTGCTATCAACTTTATAATAAACATGCAAGAATGTTCTTATAgagaaaaaaactactacaatttttgggaatattttgattcTATTTTAcctatacaaacacacacatacacactttgtTTACCTACTTTGTTTACCTTTTGGTGTTAGTAGTGACTGCGTTTATGTTTAATAAAGTTATGTAATATTTTGAACCAACGGTGAGGTATTTTTCTATATGGACACATTTTAAGAGTGCACACTTTAGTTaatatttgtcaaaatgttGATTATATTTGTTTGAGGGCTTTTTAGCAATTTGGCGGTTAGTTTGGAAGACTTGGAACATACCATTTCTGAAAactggagggggggggggttcttcatttatatttttcgtCGCAGTTAATTGCGTCTTTTCTAAAGTAACTTGCCATTAATCGCCTTTTAAATGCTGAACGTCCGTAACTAAAATTTAACAAAAGCTTTCCCCCAAAATAGGCAGATCAtaagcaaaatgaaaaatatttaaatgagcgaataaaatgacaaaaaaatgaaatgattgaaCTCACCCAAAAGAGCAGAATCCCAAAGTACTTCAAGAGGTTCTTTGTGTATTCAAACCAGGAGTTGCACCAGTCAATCCACTTCTGAGTACCACATTTTGgcataaaaaaagccaaaattttGCCTGAAAAAAAGCGCTATCACAAGCGCTAATCCATTGGACGTCAATTGTGGCAAGTAAGTAaactttttggtcaaaaaaattAACTTGTAATGACATTTTCCCTGTAATACGCCAATTTGAGCTAATTAGAAATCTTTTATTTGGTCAAAAAGTTGACACTTTTAGACACaaagatatgtattttttttaggaatatcTTTGTCATCAATCACAGCTGTGATGCAATACAATATACAATGCTAATGTTGActatccctatttttttttagctagcttcaaaacatgaaaacaattcTACTTcagaaaaaagctaaatattagaaaaacaaacattaacaaaaagtatataaaaatgtacatgtTGGTCCCTGTTAATTGACGAGTCGTTACATTTCAAGACTTGACGGCAATAGCTGTCCAAACCATTTTTAACCGGCAGCAGTTGGAGAAGACGTCtatggtcgtcaatggcagtgagcGATTGGGCAACAGATTTTCACAAAAAACACGTCAATTCCAGTTTTCTTGTCCACtgtggaaacaaacaaaaaataaaaatatatgaagtCACAACATATAtcttatttttaataacaaacaaaaaaacaagacaaaaaattgacattaatacgcaaaaaaaaccctgaaaaaaatcctcaaaatcaggaaaaataaaaaaaaaaaagtgtgttcgaTCAATTTTCTTGTCTTTATGCGTCTTTGTTTTGATAATTCGTCTTATTTAAAATTCTAGTTATGAATTGTCTATGGTTATTTTCTGGACGGCCCCCTTAAAGTAACAGTTTGACCTTTTACCTGTCGATAGGGCAGACCTCCCATTTCGGGTCAGCGGCGGTCGTACAGGCTCGAGGGAATGGCATCAGGACATCACTATAGGGGGAGCTACTGAGCACccaaagaaaaatgagaaatttggcagaaaaaaatcccaattcacatttttttgttcattttcaccCCGATTTCCCAAAATGCAACACCAGAGGCAAGTGGCAGAAGGTATAGAGTCCAGTAGAAGCAGAAAGTTTGAttcaaaaagatgatttttcATGAGCAGAACCCAATCGAGAATGAAAAGGAGGTGAAGGTCAAAGGTCGGTGTCGGGAAAAAAGCTGATTGGCAAAGTAGAGGCTCGAAAAAGGCCAGGAGTAAAATTAAAGAGTGATTATTTTGGATTAATGTCTTCTAGAAGTCCTTTACAAGAGCTGGGTGTGGAAAACGACATGAATCCGGATGAATTATGAGCATATTTTGGCCACtaatctttgttttttgttcctttaAATTGTGTCAGCTCTTGTTAGGGACTTTTATCTAATTAAACTTTGGACTCACTCTTCAAAGACATCTTCCGTGTCCATCCTTCGATAGTATTTG
This region of Stigmatopora nigra isolate UIUO_SnigA chromosome 6, RoL_Snig_1.1, whole genome shotgun sequence genomic DNA includes:
- the LOC144197786 gene encoding fibroblast growth factor-binding protein 2-like; the protein is MKVGSVLVLLAACACAALAQSDNTDAVVPQPQRRGVWDEPIRFATKSKDACTMVVSGASDYTRLRVSCKGAGSRNYYCDFQGKPNTCRAYNLNPRHYFTQMMWELRKLPHACQGAKLYRPPMCKKHPDDVQMTFLSAWPRAAKPAKAAPAATQKPQKAGGKAQPGRVVPAPVPAKKTTPKPVRPATARTPTEAPDSKANRLADEYCWKSLRGICAYVIGWFKN